A single Rattus norvegicus strain BN/NHsdMcwi chromosome 5, GRCr8, whole genome shotgun sequence DNA region contains:
- the Pigo gene encoding GPI ethanolamine phosphate transferase 3 isoform X4: MHTSVVPDCKHCRRTSGRESRMQKISVLLFLAWVCFLFYAGIALFTSGFLLTRLELTNQSSCQEPPGPGSLPWGSQGKPGACWMPSRFSRVVLVLIDALRFDFAQPQCSHVPGEPPVSVPFLGKLGSLKRILEVQPHHARLYQSQVDPPTTTMQRLKALTTGSLPTFIDAGSNFASHAIVEDNLIKQLTSAGKRVVFMGDDTWKDLFPGAFSQAFFFSSFNVRDLHTVDNGILEHLYPTMDSGAWDVLIAHFLGVDHCGHKHGPHHPEMAKKLSQMDQVIQGLIERLENDTLLVVAGDHGMTMNGDHGGDSELEVSAALFLYSPTVLFPSVPPEEPEVIPQISLVPTLALLLGLPIPFGNIGEVMAELFSGGSGGGSSRGDGDASHPDSPALAQVSALYINAQQVSRFLHTYSAATQDLHVKELRRLQELFSKASARYQHLLQHPREAEAALSSLTADFQQFLRGARAVCIESWARFSLVRMAGGAALLAAACLLCLLASQLAVAPGFLFRPLLLIPVAWGLTWTLLYAGVSVTTGSKLDPVVLGAVAAAGSLLPFLWKAWLSWGSKRPLAPLLPVPRPVLALLLIRLATFFSDSFVVAEARATPFLLGSLILFLVAQLHWEGQLLPPKLLTTSRLGSSAPTAPPRHSGTHALLLGIGLLLFTRLAGLFHRCPEETPACRSSPWLSPLASMVGGRAKNLWYGACVGALVALLAAVRLWLRRYGNLKSPEPPVLFVRWGLPLMVLGTAAYWALASGAEEVPPRLRALVAGASAVLPRAVMGLAASGLMLLLWRPVTVLVKAGAATSRTRTILTPFSGPPTSQADLDYVVPQIYRHMQEEFQGRLERTRAQGPITVAAYQLGSVYSAAMVTALILLAFPLLLLHVERVSLVFLLLFLQSFLLLHLLAAGTPVATPGPFTVMWQAVSAWVLLATQTFYSTGHQPVFSAIHWHAAFVGFPDGHGSSTWLPALLVGANTFASHLLFAGSRLPTAPALAFPV; the protein is encoded by the exons ATGCACACCTCTGTGGTGCCAGACTGCAAGCACTGCCGCCGCACTTCCGGGCGCGAATCCAG GATGCAGAAGATCTCTGTGCTCCTCTTCTTAGCCtgggtctgttttcttttttacgcTGGCATTGCACTCTTCACCAGTGGCTTCCTTCTCACCCGTTTGGAACTCACCAATCAAAGCAGCTGCCAAGAGCCCCCAGGCCCCGGTTCCCTGCCTTGGGGAAGCCAAGGAAAGCCTGGGGCTTGCTGGATGCCTTCCCGGTTCTCCAGGGTTGTTTTGGTGCTGATAGATGCTCTGCGATTTGACTTTGCCCAGCCTCAGTGCTCACATGTGCCTGGGGAACCTCCCGTCTCCGTGCCTTTCCTGGGAAAATTAGGTTCCTTGAAGAGGATCCTAGAGGTTCAGCCCCACCATGCTCGACTGTACCAATCTCAGGTGGATCCCCCCACAACCACCATGCAGCGTCTGAAGGCTCTCACCACTGGCTCGCTGCCGACTTTTATTGATGCCGGCAGTAACTTCGCCAGCCATGCTATTGTGGAAGATAATCTCATCAAGCAGCTCACCAGTGCAG GAAAGCGTGTAGTCTTCATGGGAGATGATACCTGGAAAGACCTTTTCCCTGGAGCATTTTCccaagctttcttcttctcatcctTCAATGTCAGAGACCTACACACAGTGGATAATGGCATCTTAGAGCACCTCTATCCTACCA TGGACAGCGGCGCCTGGGATGTGCTGATTGCTCACTTCCTGGGTGTGGATCATTGTGGTCATAAGCATGGCCCTCACCACCCTGAAATGGCCAAGAAACTTAGCCAGATGGACCAGGTGATACA GGGTCTGATAGAACGCCTGGAGAATGACACACTGTTGGTGGTAGCTGGTGACCATGGGATGACCATGAATGGGGATCATGGAGGGGACAGTGAGCTGGAGGTGTCAGCTGCACTTTTCCTGTACAGCCCCACAGTCCTCTTCCCTAGTGTCCCACCCGAG GAGCCCGAGGTTATTCCTCAGATCAGCCTTGTACCCACCCTGGCACTGCTGCTAGGCCTGCCCATCCCGTTTGGGAACATTGGGGAAGTGATGGCTGAGCTATTCTCAGGTGGCAGTGGTGGCGGCAGCAGCCGTGGGGATGGGGACGCCTCCCACCCTGATTCCCCTGCTCTAGCTCAAGTCTCGGCTCTCTACATCAATGCCCAGCAG GTGTCCCGGTTTCTTCATACCTACTCAGCTGCGACTCAGGATCTCCACGTTAAAGAGCTTCGTCGGCTGCAGGAGCTCTTCTCCAAGGCCTCTGCGCGTTACCAGCACCTTCTGCAGCATCCCCGAGAGGCCGAGGCAGCGCTGAGCTCGTTGACTGCTGACTTCCAGCAGTTCCTGCGGGGAGCTCGGGCTGTATGCATCGAGTCTTGGGCCCGCTTCTCTCTGGTCCGAATGGCAGGGGGTGCTGCCCTCTTGGCTGCCGCCTgccttctttgcctgcttgcatcCCAGTTGGCAGTAGCCCCAGGTTTTCTCTTCCGTCCACTACTGCTAATACCTGTAGCCTGGGGCCTAACTTGGACCCTACTGTATGCTGGAGTCTCTGTAACTACTGGATCAAAGCTAGACCCAGTGGTTCTGGGGGCTGTGGCTGCAGCCGGTTCACTCCTTCCTTTTCTGTGGAAAGCTTGGCTTAGCTGGGGTTCTAAGAGGCCCCTGGCTCCCCTACTTCCGGTTCCCAGACCTGTCCTAGCCCTACTACTCATCCGATTGGCCACCTTCTTCTCTGATAGCTTCGTTGTTGCTGAGGCCAGGGCCACCCCCTTCCTTCTGGgctctctcattctcttcctgGTTGCTCAGCTTCACTGGGAGGGTCAGCTACTACCACCCAAACTGCTCACAACATCCCGCCTTGGCTCTTCTGCCCCAACAGCCCCACCACGGCACAGTGGCACCCATGCCCTGCTGCTTGGAATTGGGCTGCTTTTATTTACAAGGCTAGCTGGGCTTTTTCACCGCTGCCCCGAAGAGACACCTGCTTGCCGCTCCTCTCCCTGGCTGAGTCCTCTGGCATCTATGGTGGGAGGTCGAGCCAAGAATTTGTGGTACGGAGCTTGTGTGGGTGCGCTGGTGGCCCTGTTAGCTGCTGTGAGATTGTGGCTTCGCCGCTATGGTAATCTCAAGAGTCCTGAGCCCCCTGTGCTCTTTGTGCGCTGGGGGTTGCCTCTCATGGTACTGGGCACGGCTGCCTACTGGGCATTGGCCTCAGGAGCAGAGGAAGTACCACCGCGCCTCCGGGCCCTGGTTGCCGGGGCATCCGCTGTGCTGCCTCGGGCTGTGATGGGGCTGGCTGCCTCGGGGCTCATGCTGCTGCTATGGAGACCTGTGACAGTGCTGGTGAAGGCTGGGGCCGCTACTTCAAGGACCAGGACTATCCTCACTCCCTTCTCAGGTCCCCCTACTTCTCAGGCTGACCTAGATTACGTGGTCCCACAAATCTACCGCCACATGCAGGAGGAGTTCCAGGGCCGGCTCGAGAGGACTAGAGCTCAGGGCCCCATAACCGTGGCTGCATACCAGTTAGGAAGTGTCTACTCAGCTGCTATGGTCACAGCCCTCATCCTCTTGGCCTTCCCACTTCTGCTGTTGCACGTAGAGCGCGTCAGCCTCGTGTTCCTGCTGCTGTTTCTGCAGAGTTTCCTTCTCCTGCATCTGCTTGCTGCTGGGACACCAGTCGCCACTCCAG
- the Stoml2 gene encoding stomatin-like protein 2, mitochondrial, with the protein MLARAARGTGALLLRGSVQASGRIPRRASSGLPRNTVILFVPQQEAWVVERMGRFHRILEPGLNVLIPVLDRIRYVQSLKEIVINVPEQSAVTLDNVTLQIDGVLYLRIMDPYKASYGVEDPEYAVTQLAQTTMRSELGKLSLDKVFRERESLNANIVDAINQAADCWGIRCLRYEIKDIHVPPRVKESMQMQVEAERRKRATVLESEGTRESAINVAEGKKQAQILASEAEKAEQINQAAGEASAVLAKAKAKAEAIRILAGALTQHNGDAAASLTVAEQYVSAFSKLAKDSNTVLLPSNPSDVTSMVAQAMGVYGALTKAPVPGAQNSSEARRDVQTTDTSIEELGRVKLS; encoded by the exons ATGCTGGCGCGCGCGGCGCGGGGCACTGGAGCCCTTTTGCTGAGG GGCTCCGTGCAGGCTTCTGGCCGCATTCCGCGCCGCGCCTCCTCTGGACTGCCCCGAAACACCGTGATACTGTTTGTGCCTCAGCAGGAGGCCTGGGTGGTGGAGCGAATGGGCAGATTCCACCGGATCCTGGAACCT GGCTTGAACGTCCTCATCCCCGTGTTAGACCGAATCCGGTATGTGCAGAGTCTCAAGGAAATTGTTATCAACGTGCCTGAGCAATCAGCTGTAACTCTTG ATAATGTAACTCTACAAATAGATGGAGTCCTTTATCTGCGCATTATGGATCCTTACAAG GCAAGTTATGGTGTGGAAGACCCCGAGTATGCGGTCACCCAGTTAGCTCAGACGACTATGAGATCAGAGCTTGGCAAACTCTCTCTGGACAAAGTTTTTCGG GAACGTGAGTCCCTGAACGCCAACATTGTGGACGCCATCAACCAGGCTGCTGACTGCTGGGGTATCCGATGCTTGCGTTATGAGATCAAGGATATCCACGTGCCACCCCGAGTCAAAGAGTCCATGCAGATGCAG GTAGAGGCAGAGCGGCGGAAGCGGGCCACAGTTCTAGAGTCTGAAGGGACACGAGAGTCAGCTATCAATGTGGCAGAGGGGAAGAAACAGGCCCAGATTCTGGCCTCGGAAGCAGAAAAGGCTGAACAGATAAATCAGGCAGCAG gagaAGCCAGTGCAGTTCTGGCCAAGGCCAAGGCTAAAGCTGAAGCCATTCGAATTCTGGCTGGGGCTCTGACTCAACAC AATGGAGACGCAGCAGCTTCACTGACTGTGGCTGAGCAGTACGTCAGCGCCTTCTCCAAACTGGCCAAGGATTCCAACACCGTCCTCCTGCCCTCCAATCCCAGCGATGTGACAAGTATGGTGGCTCAG GCCATGGGTGTCTATGGCGCTCTCACCAAAGCCCCAGTGCCCGGAGCGCAGAACTCCAGCGAGGCCAGAAGAGATGTCCAGACTACAGACACGAGTATTGAAGAACTGGGCAGAGTCAAGCTCAGTTAG